The stretch of DNA CCGGATATGCCGGCCATGACGCATCCGCCCGATCCGTCGCAGCCCGATCTTCCCGACCGAAAGCCCGGCGGGCCGGACATGATGCGGGCGCCTGCCCCTACCCTGCCAGCGCCCACCGGCAGTATCGCCGGCGCCGCCAGCGCCCAGGCGCGCGCGATGACAGGCGCCGCCGGCTCGGCGCCGTTGTCGTTAAGCGAGCCGCCCACGGCCGGTCCCGCGACCCTCAAGACGATCAGGTTGTCATCGAACGATCCGCCGCTGTCGGTGATTCTCGAACTCAGCGGGCCCGTCAGCTTCGCCAAAAACCTCCGGAGCAGTTCCGGCGGTTCGACCGCCACGGTTGTGCTCAAGGACGTTACACCCGACTCGGCCCTGCAGACTCATCTCGTGTTCGACAAGTCGATTTTCAAGGATTGCAACGTCTCGAGCAGTTCGTCGGGAACGACCGTGACCTTGAACACGCAGCCGGTCGCGCATTTTGCGATCGTGCCGCTCGCGGGGCCGCCGCGCCTGCTGGTGACGTTTACGCCGCAGGCGGGAACCCTGAAGACCAGCGCCGCGAACTAACCCTGTGCGCGACTGGTTCCCCTTCCCGCCTGGGAAGGCGTTAGGTGAGTCTGGCCGCCGATCACGCGAAGACTTCGTCGAACCTGATGCCGAGGAATGTGAGCACCACTTCGGCGTAAACCTTCAGTCCCCAGTAAAAGCCCTCGATTGGCAATCGCTCGTCGTTGCCGTGATAGAGCGAGCCGAACGGGATGTGCGCATCGAGCTTGACCGGCGAGAATCCGTAACACGCGGCCCCGAGCATCGAATAGAACTTGTTGTCAGTCGCCCCGGGGATCATCCAGGCAATCGCGCGCGCGCCGGGGTCGGCCGCCTCGACCGTCTGCTTGATCAACTCAAACAGCGGAGTGTCAGGACTCGTCTCCGCCGGTGGCGCGGTCTTGAGCAACTCGAAAGTCGGCTCGGGACCGACTATCTGGCGCAGCTCGGCCATGAAGCTCTCGGGATCTTCGCCGGGCAGGGTGCGGCCGTCCAGCACGATCGTCGCCTCGCCGGGAATCACGTTGTCCTTGTAGCCGGCGCGCAGAATCGTCGGCGAGACCGTGTTGGCAAGCATCGGCGCAAACAGCGACCCCGCCGATTCGATCGGCACGCCCATTTCCTCGAGCGTGCGGCGCATCAGCGGCGAGACATTCTGGCGCATCGGCGTCTTCACGATCCTGGTGATCAACTCGGAAATTCGGGAGATCGCAGTGTCCGGGCGCGGTATCGATCCATGCCCCGGCATCGCGCTGACCTTCATCTTGATCGTGACGAAGCCCTTCTCTGCCACCTGGATCGGGTAGAAGCGGCGGTTGCCGAGATGAACGGTGAAACCGCCGACCTCGTTCAATACGTAACCCGCGCGGACCAGTTCGGGATACCGCTCGACCAGAAATTTCGCGCCAAAATCCGAGCCAGCCTCCTCGTCCGCGACCGCCGCCAGTATGACGTCGCGATTCGGCTTCACCCCCGCCCGCTTCATCGCGGTCATCATCACAAGGTCCATCGCGCATTTGGACTTCATGTCGATCGAGCCGCGCCCCCATACGCATCCTTGCGCGATTTCGCCGCTGAACGGCTCGCGCGTCCATCCCGATCGCTCGACGGGGACGACGTCGGTATGCGATGCGAGCAGCAGAGCGCCCGCGGAAGAGTCGCTACCCGGATGGCGCGCAACCAGATTAGCCCGGGTTGGTGCGCCTTCGCGGATCACGGAACTGATGCCATGAGCGCCCAGCGCGTCCGCCAGGTAATCGGCGGCGATTCGTTCGTTGCCCGGCGGATTGGTGGTGTCGAGCCTGACCAGCGCGCGCAGATAATCAAGCGCCTCCTGCTGGATCGCCTGCCAGGAGATTCTCATTGAGTCCCCCCTTCTCTTGAAGCCGAAAGTGTCATAGAAAGCTACAACTTGTTACTAGATAAGTTTAGACATCTGTGCGTCGATTATCGCGACCGGAACGACGCAAAGAAAGTACCTTGCAGATGCAGCCGCGGGTAATTCGTGCCCGGTGGCATCCGCGAATGAGTGACGATACCCTCGGACCAAGGTTACCGATCGTGGGCATCATTTGTGTCGAAAGAGTGATCGTTGCGGTGCGCGATTTGGCGGCGTCGCGCGAAAACTGGCGGCGGGCCGGGTTCGCCGTTGCCAACCACGAAAACGAATTCGACGGCGCCGGTATCCGTATCGCTCGGCTGGCCGCGGGTGCGGTGGAGATCGATCTCTGCGCGATGCGCTCCGCCGAATCTGAGTCGCCGCTGGCTGAACATTTGCGCGAAGCGACCCGCAATGACAATGGCGGCGGCATCGTCGGATGGGTCTGGGGGGTGAAGGGTGCGCCCGCCGCGGATGAGCGTGAGTCGGGGGCGGGCCGAGCTCGAGAGCCAATCCTGCTGCCCGGGCTATCGGAGCCTACCACCGAAGCCGCGATGCTTTCGTTCGGATTGCCGGGTGTCGTTACGGCTGCCGCTCCAACTGGTCTTGACCTCGAGTCGCGCCGTCAGTCGCTCAGCCGGCTTTGCGGGAGCAACGCAAACGGCGTCGACTATCTCGAGCATATCGTCGTGATGACTCCCGTGCTGGAGGACGCGATCGCTGCGCACGAGGCGATTGGCGTCCGATGCAAGCGAATCCGTGAAGTCGGCAATGGCGCCAGACAGGCGTTTTTCAAGCTCGAGCAGACCGTGCTCGAAATCGTGGGACCGGCGCGTGGACGTTCAGGATGCTGGGGGCTTGCGCTGATGTGCTCGGACATCGCGCGAGCAGTTGCGACGGCGCGTGCAGGCGGCTTGCAAGCGACGGAGCCCAAGCTCGCGATTCAGGGTGGACAGATCGCGCGAATCGTCGAGCCGCTCGATGGAGTGGCGCTTGCGTTCATGCAGTCCGGCCCCCGTCGCGACGACTGAGCGATCGCATTTAGCGCCAGGCTGCTGATGCGCTTTAGAACGGGCGGTGGCCGAAGAACACGGCATTGATATCGCGCTTGGACGCTGCGAGTGCGTCGCGCGATTTCGCCGCGATCGTGTTCGCCAGCTCCCGGGCGGCCGGCATCAGCGCATCAGGTTTCACGACCCGGTTGAGCGCGCCCATCGCGAGCAATTCCTCCGCCCGGTAATGGCGGCACATCAGGATCGCTTCCTTCGCCCGCCATGGCCCGAGCCTGGCGGCGAGTACGCTGGCGGGAGCGCCGCGATACGGTACCTCGAGATCCACCTCCGGCACCCAGAACTCCGCACCCTCGACTGCGATCGCAAAATCGAATGCGAGCGCAAATGACCATCCGCCGCCGACTGCGTAACCGTTGATCGCGCCAATGGTGATCTGATCCAGATGCGC from Candidatus Binatus sp. encodes:
- a CDS encoding M20/M25/M40 family metallo-hydrolase; translation: MRISWQAIQQEALDYLRALVRLDTTNPPGNERIAADYLADALGAHGISSVIREGAPTRANLVARHPGSDSSAGALLLASHTDVVPVERSGWTREPFSGEIAQGCVWGRGSIDMKSKCAMDLVMMTAMKRAGVKPNRDVILAAVADEEAGSDFGAKFLVERYPELVRAGYVLNEVGGFTVHLGNRRFYPIQVAEKGFVTIKMKVSAMPGHGSIPRPDTAISRISELITRIVKTPMRQNVSPLMRRTLEEMGVPIESAGSLFAPMLANTVSPTILRAGYKDNVIPGEATIVLDGRTLPGEDPESFMAELRQIVGPEPTFELLKTAPPAETSPDTPLFELIKQTVEAADPGARAIAWMIPGATDNKFYSMLGAACYGFSPVKLDAHIPFGSLYHGNDERLPIEGFYWGLKVYAEVVLTFLGIRFDEVFA
- a CDS encoding enoyl-CoA hydratase/isomerase family protein produces the protein MIEKFLVEKDGPITTITFNRPERRNCLDEGVILDFERHLQAVRDDRDCRVLIVTGKGTAFCAGADNAMFKAPAGAVIDPAERRRRMGEFGKRWPRLIGRAFDVLAHLDQITIGAINGYAVGGGWSFALAFDFAIAVEGAEFWVPEVDLEVPYRGAPASVLAARLGPWRAKEAILMCRHYRAEELLAMGALNRVVKPDALMPAARELANTIAAKSRDALAASKRDINAVFFGHRPF